A genomic region of Catalinimonas niigatensis contains the following coding sequences:
- a CDS encoding aminotransferase class IV, protein MLESICVDDGKAQLLAYHKQRMNRSRRNLLGITEEIKLEEAIAPLLSQYSRGLYKCRVLYQEAIEKIEFVPYQRPQIRTLKKVYSEEVEYSYKYAAREALTLLFQQRAHCDDILIIKNGMVTDTYFANLLFSDGDKWYTPDRPLLKGVQRAYLMDQRLVQERQILEEDLLQFTHFKFVNALNPFDHSPSVAISNIY, encoded by the coding sequence TTGCTTGAATCTATTTGCGTAGACGATGGTAAAGCGCAATTGCTTGCCTACCATAAGCAACGTATGAACCGTAGCAGACGAAATCTGCTGGGCATCACAGAAGAAATAAAACTGGAAGAAGCCATTGCGCCTTTGCTCAGCCAATACTCCCGGGGGTTGTACAAATGCAGAGTGCTTTACCAGGAAGCGATTGAAAAAATAGAATTTGTGCCCTACCAGCGCCCGCAAATCCGCACGCTCAAAAAAGTATATAGTGAGGAGGTTGAGTACAGCTACAAATATGCAGCACGAGAAGCCCTGACCTTACTCTTTCAGCAAAGAGCACATTGTGATGATATCCTGATCATCAAAAACGGGATGGTAACGGACACTTATTTTGCCAATCTCCTTTTTTCGGACGGAGACAAATGGTACACTCCTGATCGACCTTTGTTGAAAGGAGTGCAAAGAGCATATCTCATGGATCAGAGGCTTGTGCAGGAAAGACAGATTCTGGAGGAAGATTTATTGCAGTTTACGCACTTTAAATTTGTCAATGCTTTAAATCCTTTTGATCATTCTCCTTCGGTCGCGATCAGTAATATTTACTGA